Proteins encoded within one genomic window of Streptomyces kaniharaensis:
- a CDS encoding SPFH domain-containing protein translates to MFGYRVPAPDQAMLISGGRRGLAGAPFRVVTGHGTFVLQIFRKVRFLTLAMCEAEVAETCVTKQGIALTARAVIAFKVGNDTESIVNAAQRFLSDQDQMSVLTGRIFAGHLRAIIGSMTVEEIVTERQKLATEVLDTSKAEMAKIGLIVDSLQIQSIDDGDTGYIAAMSAPHRAAIQRQAQIAQAQATQAAVEAEQESARKQAEYARETAVVKAQYTAEVDRAQAQAAQAGPLAQAHAQQEVLAAQTDLAQRAAELRQQQLVAEVVRPAEAEAERIRVLALAEAERMKIQAEAAASHDRVALDRMLIDQLPQIVKEAAGGLAGANVNVLNGADGLGEIAAGLVSQGLTILDSVRRGLGAPQGRAEQDGEPAGLE, encoded by the coding sequence ATGTTCGGCTATCGCGTTCCCGCCCCCGACCAGGCGATGCTGATCTCCGGTGGAAGACGAGGCCTTGCGGGCGCGCCGTTCCGCGTGGTGACCGGGCACGGGACGTTCGTCCTGCAGATCTTCCGCAAGGTCCGCTTCCTGACCCTGGCGATGTGCGAGGCGGAGGTCGCCGAAACCTGCGTCACCAAGCAGGGCATCGCGCTGACCGCGCGGGCGGTGATCGCCTTCAAGGTCGGCAACGACACCGAGAGCATCGTCAACGCCGCCCAGCGCTTTCTCTCCGACCAGGACCAGATGTCCGTGCTGACCGGCCGGATCTTCGCCGGGCACCTGCGCGCCATCATCGGCTCGATGACGGTCGAGGAGATCGTCACCGAGCGGCAGAAGCTCGCAACCGAGGTGCTCGACACCTCGAAGGCCGAGATGGCGAAGATCGGCCTGATCGTCGACTCGCTCCAGATCCAGTCGATCGACGACGGTGACACCGGCTACATCGCCGCGATGTCGGCCCCGCACCGGGCCGCCATCCAGCGCCAGGCCCAGATCGCCCAGGCACAGGCCACCCAGGCGGCGGTGGAGGCGGAGCAGGAGTCCGCCCGGAAGCAGGCCGAGTACGCCCGGGAGACGGCGGTCGTGAAGGCGCAGTACACCGCCGAGGTGGATCGGGCCCAGGCCCAGGCCGCCCAGGCCGGCCCGCTGGCACAGGCGCATGCGCAGCAGGAGGTGCTGGCGGCGCAGACCGACCTGGCCCAGCGCGCGGCCGAGCTGCGCCAGCAGCAGCTGGTCGCCGAGGTCGTGAGGCCGGCCGAGGCGGAGGCCGAGCGGATCAGGGTCCTGGCGCTGGCCGAGGCGGAGCGGATGAAGATCCAGGCCGAGGCGGCGGCCTCGCACGACCGGGTGGCGCTGGACCGGATGCTGATCGATCAGCTGCCGCAGATCGTCAAGGAGGCGGCCGGTGGGCTCGCGGGCGCCAATGTCAACGTGCTCAACGGCGCCGACGGCTTGGGTGAGATCGCCGCCGGCTTGGTCAGCCAGGGCCTGACGATCCTCGACTCGGTCCGCCGGGGTCTGGGCGCACCGCAGGGCCGCGCCGAACAGGACGGTGAGCCGGCCGGTCTCGAGTGA
- a CDS encoding LemA family protein: protein MGVVVAGILAALVAVLAWWVVRTYNRLVRLRNQTQASWAQIDVQLKRRHELIPNLVEGARGYAAHERATLEAVVTARGAATGAGLGVTDKAAAEEVLTASLGKLIALGESYPQLKADRHFATLQAELATAEDKIAYARQFYNSAVQTYHTALESFPGNVVSRLGGAHGRREYFEAGAAAQDATRVSFA from the coding sequence GTGGGTGTCGTCGTAGCTGGAATCCTTGCCGCACTGGTGGCAGTGCTGGCGTGGTGGGTCGTCAGGACGTACAACCGGCTGGTCCGGCTGCGCAACCAGACTCAGGCGTCCTGGGCGCAGATCGACGTCCAGCTGAAGCGCCGGCATGAGCTGATACCGAACCTGGTCGAGGGTGCGCGCGGGTACGCCGCCCACGAGCGGGCCACGCTCGAAGCCGTCGTCACCGCCCGCGGGGCGGCTACCGGCGCCGGCCTCGGGGTCACTGACAAGGCGGCCGCGGAGGAGGTGCTGACCGCGTCCCTCGGCAAGCTGATCGCCCTGGGCGAGAGTTATCCTCAGCTGAAGGCCGACCGGCATTTCGCCACGCTGCAGGCGGAGTTGGCCACCGCCGAGGACAAGATCGCCTACGCGCGGCAGTTCTACAACAGCGCCGTCCAGACCTACCACACCGCCCTGGAGAGCTTCCCGGGGAACGTCGTCTCCCGGCTCGGCGGCGCGCACGGCCGGCGGGAGTACTTCGAGGCCGGGGCCGCCGCTCAGGACGCGACCCGGGTGAGCTTCGCATGA
- the metE gene encoding 5-methyltetrahydropteroyltriglutamate--homocysteine S-methyltransferase: MNRPTPHHPTATVHGYPRQGPDRELKRAVEDFWSGRRTAAELLDTAAGLRRSVFQQLAGAGLGEIPGNHFSLYDHVLDTAWMLGAVPPRHLAAGRDLQPGTPAHTLAVYFAMARGTGHVEPLEMTKWFDTNYHYLVPELGPGTVFRAQPGKPLTEFAEAKLLGLTTRPVLLGPITFLLLAKPVPDAPSDFQPLTLLGRLLPVYAELLGDLQAVGAEWVQFDEPALVRDQPPAVLNATARAYRYLASAARRPKLLVASYFDALGEALPVLANSPVEGLALDFTGPAAANLPGLAALGGIQDKRLVAGVIDGRNIWAADLDQALATLVTLLPLADRLDVAPSCSLLHVPLDAARERELDPQVLRWLAFARQKLDETVTLARALTEGRDAVAPQLAANRAARASRAASALTHDPAVSARCAAVTPTDSRRATPYPERAAAQQARLHLPPLPTTTIGSFPQTDALRAARAGLRTGRIDDAAYRERIEAEIREVVAFQEKAGLDVLVHGEPERGDMVQYFAERLTGYLATRHGWVQSYGTRYVRPPILAGDVSRPAPMTVAEYRYAQNLTDRPVKGMLTGPVTMLAWSFVRDDQPLADTARQVALALRDEVHDLEAAGAAVIQVDEPALRETLPLRRAAHPDYLAWATEAFRLTTSGVRADTQIHTHMCYAEFGDILPAIDDVDADVISLEAARSRMAVTTELAAAHYPRAVGPGVYDIHAPRVPAVAEFTELLRSAIDRLPAERLWVNPDCGLKTRRWDEVRPALERLTVAAREIRAVLEGNR, encoded by the coding sequence GTGAACCGCCCCACCCCGCACCACCCGACGGCGACCGTCCACGGCTACCCACGCCAGGGCCCGGACCGTGAACTCAAGCGCGCCGTCGAGGACTTCTGGTCCGGCCGCAGGACCGCCGCCGAACTCCTCGACACCGCAGCCGGCCTGCGCCGCAGCGTCTTCCAGCAGCTGGCCGGCGCCGGACTCGGCGAGATCCCGGGCAACCACTTCTCGCTCTACGACCACGTGCTCGACACCGCCTGGATGCTCGGCGCCGTCCCGCCCCGCCACCTGGCCGCCGGCCGGGACCTCCAGCCCGGCACCCCCGCGCACACGCTCGCCGTGTACTTCGCCATGGCTCGCGGCACGGGGCACGTCGAGCCGCTGGAGATGACCAAGTGGTTCGACACCAACTACCACTACCTGGTGCCCGAACTCGGCCCCGGCACCGTCTTCCGCGCCCAACCCGGCAAGCCGCTCACCGAGTTCGCCGAGGCCAAGCTCCTCGGCCTCACCACCCGCCCCGTGCTGCTCGGCCCGATCACCTTCCTCCTCCTCGCCAAGCCCGTCCCCGACGCACCCTCCGACTTCCAGCCCCTCACCCTCCTCGGCCGGTTGCTGCCGGTCTACGCCGAGCTCCTGGGCGACCTGCAGGCCGTCGGCGCCGAGTGGGTCCAGTTCGACGAACCCGCCCTGGTCCGCGACCAGCCGCCGGCCGTGCTGAACGCCACCGCCCGCGCCTACCGGTACCTGGCCTCCGCCGCCCGCCGCCCCAAGCTGCTCGTCGCCTCCTACTTCGACGCCCTCGGCGAAGCGCTGCCCGTCCTCGCCAACTCCCCCGTCGAAGGTCTCGCCCTCGACTTCACCGGCCCCGCCGCCGCCAACCTGCCCGGCCTCGCCGCCCTCGGCGGCATCCAGGACAAGCGGCTCGTCGCCGGCGTGATCGACGGCCGCAACATCTGGGCCGCCGACCTCGACCAGGCCCTCGCCACCCTCGTCACCCTGCTCCCCCTCGCCGACCGGCTCGACGTCGCACCCTCCTGCTCGCTGCTGCACGTCCCGCTCGACGCCGCCCGTGAACGCGAACTCGACCCTCAGGTACTGCGCTGGCTCGCCTTCGCCCGGCAGAAACTCGACGAGACCGTCACCCTCGCCCGCGCACTGACCGAGGGCCGCGACGCCGTCGCCCCGCAACTCGCCGCCAATCGCGCCGCCCGCGCCTCGCGCGCCGCCTCCGCACTCACCCACGACCCGGCCGTCAGCGCCCGCTGCGCCGCCGTCACCCCCACCGACAGCCGCCGCGCCACGCCGTACCCCGAACGCGCCGCCGCCCAGCAGGCCCGTCTCCACCTGCCGCCGCTCCCGACCACCACGATCGGCTCCTTCCCGCAGACCGACGCCCTGCGCGCCGCGCGCGCAGGCCTGCGCACCGGGCGGATCGACGACGCCGCCTACCGGGAGCGCATCGAAGCGGAGATCCGCGAGGTCGTCGCCTTCCAGGAGAAGGCCGGTCTGGACGTCCTCGTCCACGGCGAACCCGAACGGGGCGACATGGTCCAGTACTTCGCCGAGCGGCTCACCGGCTACCTGGCCACCCGGCACGGCTGGGTGCAGTCCTACGGCACCCGCTACGTCCGGCCGCCGATCCTGGCCGGCGACGTCTCCCGACCGGCGCCGATGACCGTGGCTGAGTACCGCTACGCACAGAATCTGACGGACCGTCCGGTCAAGGGAATGCTCACCGGACCGGTCACCATGCTCGCCTGGTCCTTCGTCCGCGACGACCAGCCCCTCGCCGACACCGCCCGCCAGGTGGCCCTCGCCCTCCGCGACGAGGTCCACGACCTGGAGGCCGCCGGCGCCGCTGTCATCCAGGTCGACGAACCCGCCCTGCGCGAAACCCTCCCGCTCCGCCGCGCCGCCCATCCCGACTACCTCGCCTGGGCCACCGAGGCCTTCCGCCTCACCACCAGCGGTGTCCGCGCCGACACCCAGATCCACACCCACATGTGCTACGCCGAGTTCGGCGACATCCTCCCCGCCATCGACGACGTCGACGCCGACGTCATCTCCCTGGAAGCCGCCCGCTCCCGGATGGCCGTCACCACCGAACTCGCCGCGGCCCACTACCCGCGCGCCGTCGGCCCCGGCGTCTACGACATCCACGCACCACGCGTCCCCGCGGTCGCCGAGTTCACCGAGCTGCTGCGCTCGGCCATCGACCGGCTGCCCGCCGAACGGCTCTGGGTCAACCCCGACTGCGGCCTCAAGACCCGCCGATGGGACGAGGTCCGCCCCGCCCTCGAACGCCTGACCGTCGCCGCCCGCGAGATCCGCGCCGTCCTGGAAGGCAACCGATGA
- a CDS encoding RICIN domain-containing protein — protein sequence MTGLCAQADPGGALTQRACDRSVGQTWILLPAGGNMRIRNAGTGRCLGTGGSTTDGAPVVQEDCANGSKDQVWTLCDGGLLVNTASNLVLGLKHWPKADHSGSGDQLTKSQNYYDS from the coding sequence ATGACCGGACTGTGTGCCCAGGCCGACCCGGGCGGCGCCCTCACCCAACGAGCCTGCGACCGGAGCGTGGGCCAGACCTGGATCCTCCTCCCCGCCGGCGGCAACATGCGGATCAGGAACGCCGGCACCGGCCGGTGCCTCGGCACGGGCGGCAGCACTACGGACGGCGCCCCGGTCGTGCAGGAGGACTGCGCCAACGGGAGCAAGGACCAGGTGTGGACGCTCTGCGACGGCGGCCTGCTGGTGAACACCGCCAGCAACCTGGTGCTGGGCCTGAAGCACTGGCCCAAGGCGGACCACTCCGGATCCGGCGATCAGCTGACGAAGAGTCAGAACTACTACGACAGCTAG
- a CDS encoding RNA polymerase sigma factor, with amino-acid sequence MLAAEEGSLVPRAFRSLPERWQAVLWHALVEHEPAAATARRLGITACGIGSLVVRAREGLREAYLRAHLDQTTSEECRHFGVLLAASIRGPDKRAARDLARHLQACADCAHAERDLRDLNGRLGMILPAGILLWSPHPLRPSAAGHGIHLTAAKPGATRSGTTRLAWTATAAAGTRRRDRGPWSTA; translated from the coding sequence GTGCTCGCAGCCGAAGAGGGATCCCTCGTCCCGCGCGCCTTCCGCTCGCTGCCCGAACGATGGCAGGCCGTGCTGTGGCACGCGCTGGTCGAGCACGAGCCCGCCGCCGCGACCGCCCGGCGCCTCGGCATCACCGCGTGCGGCATCGGGTCCCTCGTCGTCCGCGCCCGCGAAGGCCTGCGCGAGGCCTACCTGCGCGCCCACCTCGACCAGACCACCAGCGAGGAGTGCCGCCACTTCGGCGTCCTGCTCGCGGCCTCGATACGCGGGCCGGACAAGCGCGCCGCCCGCGACCTCGCCCGCCACCTCCAGGCCTGCGCCGACTGCGCCCATGCCGAACGCGACCTGCGGGACCTCAACGGCCGCCTCGGCATGATCCTGCCCGCGGGCATCCTGCTCTGGAGCCCCCACCCGCTCCGGCCGTCCGCCGCCGGGCACGGCATCCACCTGACCGCCGCCAAGCCGGGCGCCACCCGTTCTGGCACCACCAGACTCGCCTGGACGGCGACGGCCGCCGCCGGGACCCGCCGCCGGGATCGTGGGCCCTGGTCAACGGCATGA
- a CDS encoding NAD(P)-dependent alcohol dehydrogenase: MKAMAQRTWKAGERLELVELPTPEPRKGEVRVGVQAIGVNPVDWKMRSYGPLRLAARLLGPKPPVVVGVDFAGVVDAVGPGVVGFSPGDRVVGGTDFSRGQRGSYADTVVVREDQLWPVPDSVDIAVAAALPVSGVTARMAVVDLGRIRRERPGDRRVLVLGASGAVGQLALQIAKLEGAFVAGVCSAKNADLVVGLGADAVLDYGRGDALVQARAHAPFHLVIDCVGSYSGAGCRALLSSRGRHIMVAGDDPAAVAQMLVAPSRSRGILGRPTGRRLEPLVAAVADRSLQVAIARTLPLTAAEEAHRLSRSGRMTGKLILLP, from the coding sequence ATGAAAGCCATGGCACAGCGCACCTGGAAGGCCGGGGAGCGGTTGGAGCTCGTGGAGCTGCCCACGCCCGAGCCGCGCAAGGGTGAGGTCCGGGTCGGTGTCCAGGCCATCGGGGTCAACCCGGTCGACTGGAAGATGCGCAGCTACGGTCCGCTGCGGCTGGCCGCCCGTCTGCTGGGGCCGAAACCGCCAGTGGTCGTGGGGGTGGACTTCGCTGGGGTGGTCGACGCCGTCGGCCCGGGGGTCGTGGGCTTCTCACCGGGCGACCGGGTGGTGGGCGGGACCGACTTCTCCCGGGGCCAGCGCGGCTCCTACGCCGACACCGTCGTGGTCCGCGAGGACCAGCTCTGGCCGGTCCCGGACTCGGTCGACATCGCCGTGGCCGCCGCCCTGCCGGTGAGCGGCGTGACCGCCCGGATGGCGGTGGTGGACCTGGGCCGCATCCGCCGGGAGCGACCCGGCGACCGCCGCGTGCTGGTACTGGGTGCCTCCGGTGCGGTGGGCCAACTCGCGCTCCAGATCGCCAAGTTGGAGGGCGCGTTCGTGGCCGGCGTCTGTTCGGCGAAGAACGCGGACCTGGTCGTGGGGTTGGGCGCCGACGCGGTCCTCGACTACGGCCGGGGCGACGCGCTGGTCCAGGCTCGGGCCCACGCTCCCTTCCACCTCGTCATCGACTGCGTCGGCAGCTACTCCGGCGCCGGTTGCCGGGCCCTCCTGTCGTCACGCGGACGACACATCATGGTGGCGGGCGACGACCCCGCCGCCGTCGCGCAGATGCTCGTGGCGCCGTCGCGATCCAGGGGCATCCTGGGCAGGCCCACAGGCCGACGGCTGGAACCGCTGGTGGCAGCGGTGGCCGACCGCAGTCTCCAGGTCGCCATCGCGCGAACCCTGCCGCTCACCGCTGCCGAGGAGGCCCACCGGCTCAGCCGGAGCGGCCGTATGACGGGCAAGTTGATCCTGCTGCCCTGA
- a CDS encoding PI-PLC domain-containing protein: protein MTTQLRHGAGPRMLPALMAALSGIIGATALGATPAAAADQRHAIYAIAHRVDTLDGVDAALDHGANGIEIDVCAWWNPNEWRAYHDCSSAGDARLGPSFDSMIDRIVSNANAGRRLSLVWLDIKDPNYCGEQQNRGCSVAGLRDKAQRLTAAGIQVLYGFYEYHGGSTPDVGGRGWKSLEGKLGRLEGMTTTGTRDQARSAFNRSGSAIPPGHRAMDYGDSNIANGFGNCTEATYNTCAELKKGAGDRAAGQLAATLSWTTTYNDPWYVDKLLGDARVDGIIAGYGSFTGVREYDNSWQCANAVNLVRDWVNRHSATHRMATSGDRLFK, encoded by the coding sequence ATGACCACTCAACTCAGGCATGGTGCCGGCCCGCGGATGTTACCGGCGCTGATGGCGGCACTAAGCGGCATCATCGGTGCCACCGCGCTCGGTGCGACTCCCGCGGCAGCGGCCGATCAGCGTCACGCGATCTACGCCATCGCGCACCGAGTCGACACCCTGGACGGCGTGGACGCCGCGCTCGACCACGGCGCCAACGGCATCGAGATAGACGTCTGTGCCTGGTGGAATCCGAACGAATGGCGCGCCTATCACGACTGTTCCTCGGCCGGTGACGCCCGGCTGGGCCCCAGCTTCGACAGCATGATCGATCGCATCGTCTCCAACGCCAACGCAGGGCGCCGGCTGTCGCTGGTCTGGCTGGACATCAAGGACCCGAACTACTGCGGAGAACAGCAGAACCGCGGGTGCAGCGTCGCCGGACTGCGCGACAAGGCGCAGAGGCTGACGGCTGCCGGGATCCAGGTGCTCTACGGCTTCTACGAGTACCACGGTGGCAGCACCCCGGACGTCGGCGGCAGGGGCTGGAAGAGCCTGGAAGGCAAGCTCGGCCGCCTGGAGGGCATGACGACGACCGGGACGCGCGATCAGGCTCGAAGCGCCTTCAACCGGTCCGGTTCCGCGATCCCGCCCGGCCACCGGGCGATGGACTACGGCGACAGCAACATCGCCAACGGGTTCGGCAACTGCACCGAAGCCACCTACAACACGTGCGCGGAACTGAAGAAGGGCGCCGGGGACCGTGCCGCCGGACAGCTCGCGGCAACGCTGTCCTGGACGACCACCTACAACGATCCGTGGTACGTCGACAAACTGCTGGGCGATGCGCGCGTGGACGGCATCATCGCGGGCTACGGCAGCTTCACCGGAGTGCGCGAGTACGACAACAGCTGGCAGTGCGCCAACGCCGTCAACCTCGTCCGTGACTGGGTGAACCGCCACAGCGCCACCCATCGCATGGCCACGAGCGGTGACCGCCTGTTCAAGTAG
- the pip gene encoding prolyl aminopeptidase has protein sequence MVDLYPPTSPYDSGILDTGDGNRIYYEQLGSPGGKPVLYVHGGPGSGAPQRPTRAWDPERYRVIRFDQRNCGRSTPHASDPAADMSLNTTQHLIDDMERIRQHLDIERWLLNGASWGSTLILAYAQQHPARVSEIVIQAVTMTRRTEIDWLYRGAGRFYPEAWDRFRDGVPEGERDGDLLAAYARLMENPDRAIREKAAASWLAWEDAVISDEPNGIPGMYGDREVDARIAFVRICAHFFSNGAWLEEDQLLRNAHELAGIPAVLVHGRHDMGSPVQTAWDLAKVWPDARLHIFEDSGHVGSQAMQETVRAAIEEFKNR, from the coding sequence ATGGTTGATCTCTACCCTCCGACCAGTCCCTACGACAGTGGAATTCTCGACACCGGAGACGGCAACCGCATCTACTACGAACAGCTCGGCAGCCCCGGAGGCAAGCCCGTCCTGTACGTCCACGGCGGCCCGGGATCGGGCGCTCCGCAGCGGCCGACGAGGGCATGGGACCCCGAGCGCTACCGCGTCATCCGCTTCGACCAGCGCAACTGCGGCCGTAGTACCCCGCACGCCAGTGACCCGGCGGCGGACATGAGTCTGAACACCACGCAGCACCTGATCGACGACATGGAGCGGATACGCCAACACCTCGACATCGAGCGGTGGTTGCTGAACGGAGCTTCCTGGGGCTCGACGCTCATCCTGGCCTATGCGCAACAGCACCCCGCGCGTGTCAGCGAGATCGTCATCCAGGCGGTGACGATGACCCGCCGTACGGAGATCGACTGGCTGTACCGGGGTGCCGGTCGGTTCTACCCCGAAGCCTGGGACCGGTTTCGCGACGGCGTCCCCGAGGGCGAGCGGGACGGCGACCTGCTCGCGGCCTACGCGCGACTGATGGAGAACCCCGACCGGGCGATTCGCGAGAAGGCCGCGGCCTCCTGGCTCGCGTGGGAGGACGCGGTCATCTCCGACGAGCCCAACGGCATCCCCGGCATGTACGGCGATCGCGAGGTCGACGCCCGGATCGCGTTCGTACGGATCTGCGCTCACTTCTTCAGCAACGGCGCATGGCTGGAGGAGGACCAACTGCTGCGCAACGCCCATGAACTGGCCGGGATCCCGGCGGTGCTGGTCCACGGCCGGCATGACATGGGCAGCCCGGTCCAGACGGCGTGGGATCTGGCGAAGGTGTGGCCGGACGCGCGGCTCCACATCTTCGAGGACTCGGGGCACGTCGGCAGCCAAGCGATGCAGGAGACGGTCCGCGCGGCCATCGAGGAGTTCAAAAACCGGTGA
- a CDS encoding YdeI/OmpD-associated family protein: MENTEKIGGVEVLTFADEQAFATWLSTHHTRHEGVWLKLAKKGTGIPSLTSDQAVDVGLCYGWVSGQRRGLDERYYLQKYVPRRRGSLWSQVNVEKVAVLTAEGRMREPGLAEVRRAQADGRWARAYESQRTATVPDDLAAELAADPAAARAFQALDRTGRYLTILPLLQAPTPQVRQTRLERTVLRLAADGRDGEDTAGGAAT; encoded by the coding sequence ATGGAGAACACCGAGAAGATCGGCGGGGTCGAGGTCCTGACCTTCGCCGACGAGCAGGCGTTCGCGACCTGGCTGAGCACCCATCACACCAGACACGAGGGCGTGTGGCTGAAGCTTGCCAAGAAGGGCACCGGGATCCCGTCGCTGACGAGCGACCAGGCGGTCGACGTGGGCCTGTGCTACGGCTGGGTCTCCGGTCAGCGGCGCGGACTCGACGAGCGGTACTACCTGCAGAAGTACGTCCCCCGGCGGCGGGGCAGCCTCTGGTCGCAGGTCAACGTCGAGAAGGTGGCGGTCCTCACCGCAGAGGGCCGCATGCGCGAACCGGGCCTCGCCGAGGTCCGCCGCGCGCAGGCCGACGGCCGGTGGGCGCGCGCCTACGAGTCCCAGCGCACCGCCACCGTCCCCGACGACCTCGCCGCCGAGCTCGCGGCCGACCCCGCCGCCGCCCGCGCCTTCCAGGCCCTCGACCGCACCGGCCGCTACCTCACCATCCTCCCCCTCCTCCAGGCCCCCACGCCCCAGGTCCGGCAGACCCGTCTGGAGCGCACGGTGCTCCGCCTCGCCGCAGACGGACGCGACGGGGAGGACACGGCAGGTGGCGCGGCGACGTAG
- a CDS encoding NADPH-dependent FMN reductase, which produces MTRIGIIIGSTRPGRNGEQVATWVQELAAQHAGDRASFEVLDLKEFDLPLLDEPVPALVLPGNQPHTVRWAERAGSCDGYIFVTPEYNCGAPASLQNAIDYLYQEWTRKAVAYVGYGSFGAVMAVQELRAQAGRLQMADIGPQLALSLREDFVDHTQFKPRELQVEELHRLVDELLAWSTALEPLRAAARFAA; this is translated from the coding sequence ATGACCAGGATCGGCATCATCATCGGCAGCACCCGGCCGGGCCGGAACGGTGAGCAGGTGGCCACGTGGGTCCAGGAGCTGGCCGCGCAGCACGCCGGCGACAGGGCCTCGTTCGAGGTGCTCGATCTGAAGGAGTTCGACCTTCCGCTGCTGGACGAGCCCGTCCCCGCGCTCGTCCTGCCCGGCAACCAGCCGCACACCGTCCGGTGGGCGGAGCGGGCCGGTTCCTGCGACGGCTACATCTTCGTCACGCCCGAGTACAACTGCGGCGCCCCGGCGTCCCTGCAGAACGCCATCGACTACCTCTACCAGGAGTGGACGCGCAAGGCGGTCGCGTACGTCGGCTACGGCTCCTTCGGCGCCGTGATGGCGGTGCAGGAGCTGCGGGCGCAGGCAGGGCGACTGCAGATGGCGGACATCGGACCGCAGCTGGCGCTGTCGCTGCGGGAGGACTTCGTGGACCACACCCAGTTCAAGCCGCGGGAGCTGCAGGTCGAGGAGCTGCACAGGCTCGTCGACGAGCTGCTCGCCTGGAGCACCGCGCTGGAGCCACTGCGTGCCGCTGCCCGGTTCGCCGCCTGA
- a CDS encoding DUF2207 family protein, giving the protein MSLEAQFYWGGAGLIVLWFAAFGLSLVATRNGTVQAAPATQEFGPEPEPPAVVALLANRWRSVDHAAAATLLDLAASGLVEVRQPADDPANSTVHVTGKDAEALTPYERRVLTRITEQAGESGAPIGAIAFRAQERASSWNSALRREIIAEARLRGLSRSRLAPLLATALFVAAFGPGVLFALGGLTGGHNIRGAITVGVLPAIPLMYLLARAIGERATRLGLEREAHWAGVQAWLRAHEDFAQLPPAAVTMWDRYLAYGAALGVTTRTTRLLGFDAGDKHQVWSSYGGAWRPVRIRYPRLRLGFGATTAQLLQLAGAAAVVAVGLALFAALRQPEWAVTSGPDASHSLRRPGLLLTLGWVAIGLLAIAAAGRFSRWTLFVAFLATMPGNYASGHGWLLHAMDRSGPLPGETVAIVCFSAITAYYLTLAALELRAPHTVTGEVLRMEPRKRDKAPRFLAVDTGDAEHTIAWALPAGSPDLAPGSVVRLAVSPATRAVRSAELVTA; this is encoded by the coding sequence ATGAGCCTCGAAGCCCAGTTCTACTGGGGCGGCGCCGGGCTGATCGTGCTCTGGTTCGCCGCCTTCGGACTCTCCCTCGTGGCCACCCGGAACGGCACCGTGCAGGCCGCCCCTGCCACGCAGGAGTTCGGCCCCGAGCCGGAGCCACCGGCTGTCGTGGCCCTGCTGGCCAACCGGTGGCGCTCCGTGGACCACGCTGCCGCGGCGACCCTGCTGGACCTCGCGGCGAGCGGACTGGTCGAGGTGCGCCAGCCCGCCGACGACCCGGCGAACAGCACGGTGCACGTCACCGGCAAGGACGCCGAGGCCCTGACCCCGTACGAACGACGGGTCCTCACCAGGATCACCGAACAGGCCGGCGAATCCGGTGCCCCGATCGGCGCGATCGCCTTCCGCGCGCAGGAGCGCGCGAGTTCGTGGAACAGCGCGCTTCGCCGGGAGATCATCGCCGAGGCCCGGCTGCGCGGGCTTTCCCGGTCCCGGCTCGCGCCCCTGCTGGCCACTGCACTGTTCGTCGCCGCCTTCGGCCCCGGGGTGCTCTTCGCGCTGGGCGGTCTCACGGGCGGGCACAACATCCGCGGCGCGATCACGGTCGGGGTCCTTCCGGCGATCCCGCTGATGTACCTGCTGGCCAGGGCGATCGGCGAGCGGGCGACGCGGCTCGGACTCGAACGTGAGGCGCACTGGGCCGGGGTCCAGGCGTGGCTCCGGGCGCACGAGGACTTCGCCCAGCTGCCGCCCGCGGCCGTCACCATGTGGGACCGCTACCTCGCGTACGGCGCCGCACTCGGTGTCACCACCCGCACGACACGGCTGCTCGGCTTCGACGCGGGCGACAAGCACCAGGTCTGGTCCTCCTACGGCGGCGCCTGGCGCCCGGTCCGGATCCGTTACCCCCGCCTGCGCCTCGGCTTCGGCGCCACCACCGCACAGCTGCTGCAACTGGCAGGCGCCGCAGCCGTGGTGGCCGTGGGCCTCGCCCTGTTCGCCGCACTGCGCCAGCCCGAATGGGCGGTCACCTCCGGCCCCGACGCAAGCCACTCACTGCGCCGCCCGGGGTTGCTGCTGACCCTCGGCTGGGTGGCCATCGGGCTGCTCGCCATTGCGGCGGCCGGCCGCTTCAGCCGCTGGACGCTCTTCGTGGCGTTCCTCGCGACGATGCCCGGCAACTACGCCAGCGGCCACGGCTGGCTGCTCCACGCCATGGACCGCTCGGGCCCCCTGCCGGGCGAGACGGTCGCGATCGTCTGTTTCAGCGCGATCACCGCCTACTACCTCACCCTCGCCGCCTTGGAGCTACGCGCTCCGCACACCGTCACCGGTGAGGTGCTGCGCATGGAGCCGCGCAAGCGCGACAAGGCGCCGAGGTTCCTGGCGGTGGACACGGGCGACGCGGAGCACACCATCGCGTGGGCCCTGCCGGCCGGGTCACCGGACCTCGCGCCCGGAAGCGTGGTCCGCCTCGCGGTGTCGCCGGCCACCCGGGCGGTCAGGTCGGCGGAACTCGTCACCGCCTGA